From Hippoglossus stenolepis isolate QCI-W04-F060 chromosome 19, HSTE1.2, whole genome shotgun sequence, the proteins below share one genomic window:
- the prlh2 gene encoding prolactin releasing hormone 2, which translates to MLPGRAANVRHCVLTSRWLPAVLALLLLLSSSISSAHSTTVEHDFHIVHNVDNRSPEIDPFWYVGRGVRPIGRFGKRHSVRALGSSGMQPVVRTLELLLNSLRNRENLEKALDGENRDWLP; encoded by the exons ATGCTGCCTGGGAGAGCGGCTAATGTCCGGCACTGTGTCCTGACGAGCCGCTGGCTGCCCGCAGTCCTggcactgctcctcctcctctcctccagcatCAGCAGCGCTCACAGCACCACGGTGGAGCACGACTTCCACATCGTTCACAATGTGGACAACAGAA GTCCAGAGATAGACCCATTCTGGTACGTAGGGCGCGGGGTGAGACCCATCGGCCGCTTTGGGAAGAGGCACAGCGTGAGGGCTCTGGGCAGCAGCGGGATGCAGCCGGTCGTCAGGACGCTGGAGCTGCTCCTCAACAGCCTCAGAAACAGGGAGAACCTCGAGAAAGCGCTGGACGGAGAAAACAGGGATTGGTTACCATGA